The Papaver somniferum cultivar HN1 unplaced genomic scaffold, ASM357369v1 unplaced-scaffold_75, whole genome shotgun sequence genome includes the window AAAAAGAAAGGCTACAAATTTTCGGCATTGACAGGGTCTTTATGGTCCATCATCCACATGCATGCATGCCACTCGTTTGTTTCAAAGTTTCCGTACGTGTCGTTGTCCATCCACACATTTTAAGCGCAAGTTTGAAGAATAGTCATGATTTAGTATTAGTACGAAATAACTATTCCAATAACTGCGTATTTAGAGGACATATTATTATCAAGTTACGTCACTAACTGTACCAATGTTTGGAATCATATACTCCGTGGAGGTGACTGGTTGGCACGTATGTCTTAGTCCACAATCTTCTCTGATCTTTTCCTCATTAAGAATTTGAGTTGAGAGCTATTTTTGGACGAAAGGAGTTGCCCGGGCCGGTGGAGTACAAAACTGACGTGTTTTCTTGGGATTCAGCGAAATCAGCCCCCGTCCAATCTAATTTGTCCTGTTTGGACTGAGGATTTCTTTTTGAAAGTCTTTGAAAAGCTGGATACATAGCTACGCACCAGGACAATAGTGCATTTAGAACTTGGGTATCAGTTAATTTTTTTGTGACAAAGTCGGGCCCGAATTATATTATATCGGTTTTAAGGTGACTTTTAGAACTTGATTTAGTTGTTGGATTGAACTTGTTTAGTTAGACCTTTAGGTTTTGGGTTTATTTCGTACTAAATTAGTAGACCCTACGAcaataatatttatatttataatttttaAGAACAATTCCTCGAGATCTCATTAAAAAAGCTCTCTCAAAGCTACACAAAAAGCTAAAGTTGCATAGGATAAGGCCAGTTACCCAGGGACTATCAAGCAGTCCCATTATTGTGCATGTTATTGGTTATGTGATCCAGAAATTCCATACAAGGGGATGAATTGGCAAAAAAATTTATTTAGGGGGGCGAATtaagagatttttcttttaattagtaAGATTTTTAAGGGATCACTAAGGAATTAACCAAAAACAAGGGGCGGGGCCACCCCTGAGCTCTGCATAGCTCCGTcctttttaccttttcttttaggTCCATTCAACATTTTTATCTAAGAATTAAACCATTTTATGCTACAGTATTCCTAAAATTTTGAAACTGAGCtgattgtttattttaattagtACAGGTTTGAGGgtttattttgaaaattttgaaaagtaTACACCATGACCGTAGGGCAATTATTTTTAGAACGAGTAGATTAGAGTTTGGGAGTCAGTTTTTTTTGTACCACCAAATAGCCCCGTCCAGTTCAACTAGTTAATTTAGGATCAGCTTGTACTTCAATGTTTATACGCTGCTTTTTCTATCTATATCATCAGGCAATCAAAGGAAGGTAAAACGCCAGTAATTATGATATTCCAAGAAGCATGGCTGAAGATGATAGATTAAGTATCAAGCCTATCTCTTTTGTGTTAAGTAGTCTTAAAATTATTCACAGACTTCAAAATCTCTTTTGTGTTAAGTAGTCTAAAAATTATTcacagacttcaaaatttggaaacTCTTAATTTAGCTATTTTATGTAAGAATAATGAAAGTAGGCTTAGCACAAACACTGCTAACACTTTGTATAGTTCTTGGTTCTTTTTTCTAAGGTTTTTCTATAAAAAAGAAAGTTAATTTAGGCTCGTGTTTAagagtttcttttcttttccacaCCCTGAAGAGAGTTACGAGACACTACTAATAATGTATACAAACCAAATTAACCTTCACAAATCTCATATAAGCAGCAAGCACGTCTCATGCATATGTATTAGGTGAAAATATAGAATACAAATTTTTGGCCATGACAAGTACATCAGTGTACATGCATGCCATTCATTGAAACGTTTGTCAATATTAAAATTTGAAGAAGAGTCATTTTTTATCTTTCAAAATAGGAGAAGAGATTTCATTAAGAAATTGGAATCAATAGATAATTGTAAGAAGAGACATCAATTTAGTACTATAACAAGTCATGTCACCACTGTTGTGTTGTCATGTACCATTATAATTTAGGAAAGAACCAGCAGTACTGACGGTGGTGTACAGATGTTTTCGGAGGTGACTGGTTGGTATCATGTCTTACTGCACAATGCCTTCACATCGCTTTGTTTAGAAATCTATAACCAGTCTATTTTAGTACCAGAGGAGGTGGAGGCCATGGAAAAGCCAGAAATCTTGTTATGGGGAATCAAAAGTCTTTGTAGGGGCCTAGCTAGGGGTTGCAATCAAGCATAAATTGATTTGGAAACCTAGTTTGCTAAAAAATTCAGGTTCAAGAGCAAGCTGGGCCGGACCGCCGGTGCAACTGGATACTGATCTTCACTCTGGTCAGTCAGTCATTCTTCCTAGAGTGAATTTGAAAGCTGGTTGAATGCAAAAAGATTCTCACACTCACAACATGCCATTATGCCAACTTGGGCATACTTGTAAACAGTTGTAGGATTTTGGAACTAgtaagaaattttattttgaaactagtaagatttttttttaatatttctgTTACACCATTGATAAGAATTCCTTCAGCAAACCACATAGTAAGGTATTGGAATATATAATTGTTGAAGCTTAACTGGAAATGAAAGAGCACAAATTTGAGAAACAATAGTTTGGTCTTCAATGAGTGATTATTGGAGTATTAATTTTCGCGTAATAAAGTAGAGTCTATTTGTGGAAATCTTACGTCAGTTATCCAcatgaaataaagaaaataatggaTGAAGAACCTCATGATTTTGCTACAGAAGATTTCACCAAAAACATAtcttaattttaataattaaaGAGACTCCACTTGCGTCCTTGACTTGACGAAAAGATACAGAGTGTTTGTTGGTTGCATACACTGCTGGCAGCAACGGAGGCAGAGGAGGCTAAGGTTGTTGTAGCCCACCCAAAAACCTGTCAAAACTCGTTTTACTATGCTCTTGCACATAAACTTCTACTTCGACTTTGATACTTGTACTTGGGTTTAGTAGAGGCACAGACTGAGGGAGAGAAGAAACACAGAGGTGAAGAAGGATGGAAATCGATTAGAATACACTATGTATTGATCATGTTTTTTTCACCCATAGTTTGTGTAAAATTTATCTAACACTAGCAAATTCGCACACGCGATGCGCCTGCCCCTACATTCCAAGACATGTAAAATGTAACCACAACGATGCATTCACTTCTTCCAAACTGTATTGAGATTAAGATTCtcattcaataatagttcaaccaAGGGTATCCATttacacacaaaaaaaacaaaaaaacaattgtATGCATTTTCTTTAAATGACACTGCCACAGGCAGGTGCAAtgacacaaaatcagaaaaagaagAGAGCTAATTTAACCGTCTTCATTTGTTTCAGAATTACCGTGCAATAACTTGTCAACTCAAAATAaccatataaataattaattcaaGGGCTTCCACAGAGATTGGACCGTTGACTGCCATCCATTTTGGTATCAATCACTATCAAAGTCGAGCTTGCTCAATGATTTTAGGGCTCTAAAGATTCTCCATTGAATGACAATGAAATGTAAGTTAGCAAATAGATGAACTGATAAATGCTAGAATAATAACATGATAATCAAATGATGAGCATCGTAGTATTAAATTTGTTTACTGAATTTGACTCATCTGTAGTACgtcttttctttctatttttacAATGTTTTACtcagtctctaaatcatttgagcTCTCAGATTTTCTTAAACCAAGTATTAACATCAAAAATTAATTTTCAGATGAATACCATACACACAAAAAGCAAATCCATTAAACATAAGTTTTAAGTTCAGGCAGTTGGGACCAATCCACTCCTGATGAGAACTTCAAACATTAGCGTCAGAAACAGAAGTGTATAAGTATGTTAATCATAAATCGCAAAGTTATTAAGTGAGATGAAACGGATCCCTGCTACAAAACAGAAAgacaactcaatcaaagatgacaACAATTCTTACTAATGGATGCCTTTTTGCTATATAGATTAATTAATGATGTTTCAAGCACATTATACTGCTTACTTACGAATTTTGATTTATAATTGAGCTTAAAAGTGTCTCTTCTATCGGGAAAACTTACACTTCTATAATATATGTACTGCTTAATTACTTACTGCGTGTAAACAACTTATCATTGAAATTAAACTTTAAACGTGTTTCTTCTTTCAGGAAAATTAGCTAACTTTAGAATTGTCCTCGATTCTTCGGACTGGCCAAAATCTCATGAGATTCAACTGAATAATCAAGAACAGGAATGGGTTCGTTCAGATTCAGTGGCAGCCGAGTAAACAAAAACACAAAGGGTTTCTATTGCTTTCAGTCGCAGCTGATCAAACAAAGAAAACACGGAGGGGCAagaagatctattcatgtcggtccgttgaaaagaccccttttctttattatagtaagaTAACTTAGCGCACCTTCCTATAACGTGTTGTACAACTGACTACTCTTTTGTATAAGCATCCCAACAAATATATGCATCAaaggtatgatatatatatagaaataGAGAGCACTGGACTGAACTAAGCATCCTGTGATCACATTCACGCTATTCATTCTTCTAAGGTTAATCCGTCCCTCAGTGGATATAAGTATGAGCGAACTTTTGTTTAAAGTATGGTGCTGGAAGCTCATGACCTCCGGAAAaggaaagatagaaaatttgaaccaattctccgaagaagaagaagaagatttttagtTCTTATAATAAAATCTGGTTTGAATTAATTTTCCGGTCAACTGAACAATTAGAAAAATCTGCAACCTCAACTTGGGGAAGATATTTTGGATGAGTATGGTCCTTAGTCTACCCTTCTTCTCAGGTATCTTTGTGTGGTTGCATATAATAATTAGGTACTATTCCATCACATCTCAATGTGTTCCCAAAATAAACTCATGGCCCACTGCAGAGAACTCATGGTATTTCGAAGGATAAAGTTATATTAAGAAAATGTTGGACAAGCCAACAGAAACAGAGGCTATGAGAATACAAGCGCATTTGCACAAATTTAATCATTTATCggtaaattttctttttttttttatttaagcaAGGATCGGAGACAAAACATTTATTGattatagtaaaaaaaaaaaaaaaaggagggggAGCAAGCACCTGACCTCCGGGAAAGAAAGAAAGATATTACGAGAAGTGAATGCTTATAAAGTAGTGGCCTTGATCGACACAAATCAATGGACTTATTCTTTTGTATCATAAATATATAATCAACCATCTGTTTGCAGAATTTCCCCAACAGTCCCTCTTTCTTTTTAAGTCTGGATTACAGATCACACGCAAGAAAACATCCTAGGATTGCACATAGGAATTAAGATGAGTCTTTATCGGTAGGACTGTCGATGTGAATTGGTTTCACAATCATAGACAAAACATGCTCTATGCTCTTTGAATGTTCTGCTCCAATTCCGTCTCcatgttgatacatgaacaaaGTTGTTCTTGCAAAATTTAGAACTATGTTCACGAATGAACGATCAAACGGAGATGAAACAATTAGGTAGCGGTTTATCTCTTTAAACGTTTCAAAATTAAGTTTTACGTTTCACGAGCATTTTCGGAGACGTTTGTTTCTTGCATATAGCAGTATATGGATGACGCCACTTCACCTCTTTTTACCTCTGCCTGTATTCAGCATTAAGAAAAAGGCATGTCTAATAAGTTCCTACAAGAATTGTGCGAACAgtaatttttgattttatttttgtcaAATTTTTGAATGACATACCGAAGACGTTGCGAGATCATTTGAAAGTCGACACAGCAAAcatgaataatatattagaggaTGATTGTTTTCGAAGGCTTGTAATGCATCATCACTGATGCTTCGATTAGTCGTGAAATATGCAGCCATTAGAAAGACATATCCAACAGATGACACCGACCCATTATGCTGATATTCCATAAAAGTTGGGACATACTCATTATGGCACCATTTTGCTTCTGTCAACATTGCCTTCACCGAATTGGCCAACTAAATAAACGAAGAACAACGCCAATTATCCACAAATTCTCTAAAAAAGTTAGGCgatggaaaaaaaaagaacaaaaacaacaatgtacacatatACCGATTTGGTTAAGTGCGGTAAGATGTcaaattgttgttcactgagTATCTCGAAAGCCATTTCATTCACGGTGTTGAAGAGGGCTAAGAAACATATCTTCATGTAATATGGCAGGTTCTCCACGGCTTTGGAATCCCACCTTCAAATGAAAATTTGTAAATTAACGCCATAAGAGTTTCGGCTAAGGTAGTTGAAATTTGAGTATATAGGATTATACCTGTCAATAGCAACGGTAAATAGTTCTAGTTCTTCTAAAGATCCATGAGAATCATAGATGTCATCGATTACTAGAGCAAAGCTCATAATTTTGGTGACCCATTCTCTACAACGTCCTTGTCGTGGCTCCCAACAAGCCCCAATATTTGATAAGAAGCACTCAACCAATCGATCTCTTGCAAAATACAATTCCTTTGCAATCCCCATATCATTCCACCATCTGAACCAAAAATGAGATAATAGCACAATTAGTACAGTAAGACATCATTGCAACTAACGGACCGCAGTCCGCATATGCCCTTAAATGTACGTATAAAATAGACATGCACCTTAATACATGCATGAGTTCCATCTTGTGTTGAGCCTGAACCATGTTAAAATTTACTTTAGCCAATTCAAGAAGAGGAGGATTCATATCATTTTGAGACTCATATGCTTCAATGTAAAACCTAGTTTCCGATCTTGGAACCCTCCAGTGAAATGGTGTCTCTAAAGATGACGAACTTGTTTATCAaggttaatgttaatgtttttaCTTTTGTTGCTTCCATTTTCCGATAGATATTTTCTTGTGAGGAGTATGGCTTCACTTAAGATGCTTTCCCCTTTCATAAGCAGATGTGCCGCTTCAAATAAACTCAGCATTCCCTTTATATCGTAAACAATAGTTTCCTTGAACCCACCTTCCGCGTGTCTGAATTCGTCAAAAACATCTACCACACGCAAGATAAACTTGTTATTAGCTAAAAGAAACGACAAAGCAAACCCACTATATAATTGAAAAACCATGAATTTAACAGGGGCAAACGCCCACACCTCATGGACTTAGCTGGCTCTACCTTGAGATTCATAAAAACCATACTGCCTAAAAAGCCTAAATCTGAGAGAAGTTGCATATAAGTTATCTTTCATCTTCTGTGCATCGTCACGGTCATGGTACATGTCCTCTAGGATTTTGAGAATCTCTTCCTCTATAAAGTAACTCATTCCGAGTCTTTGAATCGCATCGATCAACTCAAGCTTCTCCAGTGGTTTTACTGCATTCTTAAGCAAACCCTTCACTTGTTGTTTTATGTTCTTCACGGGTAATTCCGTATCTGTTTTGTGCTGCATATAAAAAAGTAGTAGTAATTAGTATAATCTTAGAAGATGAACCAGTTCATATAATGAACTACTCGAGTGGAAAATTAATACAATGATCGCCATGTAATTAGTCTTTGGTACTGATTCAACAAAATGGTTATCCCAAATTGCAGGTTGGTACTGAAAGTGCACGGAGTCTTCTGATTGTGCAAGGCGTTTGGTGCTAACAGGCAACCGGCTCGAGAATGGGGTGGAGGTGAAAGGGGACCGTAACGATGATGAAGAACAAGATGGGGAAGAAGAATTTAGGAGTGGATAGTGAATAATTTGAGACATTGCAGAGATCATATTATTAGTTGGTGCCAATGTTCAATGCAAATCTCTcaactttctttttttctctctatcAATGTTATTAATGGGATGGTCCggatggatatatatatatatatttactaACCGAGTCATTATTACATTTTACATGCACACGTTTTCATTTCATCTTGTCCAAAGATATTTTCATGATAGAACGTCACAGGACAAGTGTTTTAGGGAAACATGCAGCACGGAAGTGACGTACGTATAACTTATTGTTAAACGTCACACGACAAGTGTTTTAGGGAAACATGCAACATGGGAGTGACGTACGTATAACTTATTGTTAAACGTCACACGACAAGTGTTTTTGGGAACATGCAACATGGGCTGCGAGTTTCCAACACAAGTGACTGGTACCCTCCATCACCTAataactttaccactgtactacggTGACACAGTCAATTTTCTTATAGTGGTCGTCCATGCAGTTTAAAGGCTTGCCAAGAATTTTCTTATGGTGGTCGTCCACGCAGTTTTAACAAAAATTTTCTCATTTTGGTTGTCCACCCAGTTTAAACGCATGTCAAGAGTATTGAACTATGAAGAAGACATAACTCCCAAAATAATTGCTAGCCTACATTATTAAATACAGACAAAGGAATGAGAATGTCAATTCAAGTCCATGTCATACATACGTAGGCGGGAGGCAGTTGCATTTGTTATGGCGTACAATTCCTTATTCTGTATCTTACCTGGATTTGGATTACCACCTTGTTAGTGTTTGGTCTTCTTTACACCATTTTCAGTTCAGTTGGTCATGATCGGTCATAATCAGTCATTTTAAGAGTGAGTTTCGTTTATTTCGGCCCGTTTGAATGTCAAAAGATTCTTATAACGCGTGAtgagaacttaattgtgatttaaCATGAGCTCAGCTGTTATGGCCTATGCGCATGCTAAATTGACGTCTATGGAATGGACATCGAAGCTTATGAGGGTTCTCGGAACGATATGTGGTGAACTCTTATTGATTCATCCTGTTACTCTAAAGCTGGAGGACCTAAGTGCTATTGAGCTTTAGAAACTCTAAAGGAATAAACTTTATCCCTAGAGCAGTGCAACTCCGTACAGATCACTGTGTTTATACGGTCATAATTTCAATTGTGGGTATTTCAAATCTGTTTGATTATGGATTGATCACTACACCTTCAGGAAATTCAAATTCCAATCAGCATGTTCAAGATTTGCGCAATTCAAGGAAATATCAACGGAGTCATTCAAGTTCTTTGACTCAATGTTATTCCGCGTAAGCCAATTCACCACGCTAAGAAAAAACAGAGGAATCGTAGGAAGGTGAAGAAAATCCAAAAACAGAATCTATCTCGGAAGGTTAAGCTACTTACCAATCAAAACACTTCTCATAATACTGTTACCACTTCTGAAACTTCACCTATGGATATTGAGGAGCCAATTTCAGTCTCTATCCCAAAGCCAGCCTTTACTATACATATTGAGTCTGAACCTGATCTTGATGTCACTCAAACCAATCTTAACAATTCGTCCCAAAACCTCCAGTTTATCATCAATCATCTTCAAGTTCAAATTCCAGCCTCCATATCCCCTTAGTTGAACCTGCACGGTCTTCTAAAACACCAAACTCTTCCACCGATATTACTTACACCTGTTCCAATCCTTTCTAAACTCCAAAATTTTCCATCCTGCCGTTTTGTACCTTATGATGATCATTCTCAATAATATGTCGTATCATTCAGTTTTCTTAGAGGGTAAAAGCGCAAAGGTGGGTAAGCAGCAAATGCGAAAGATGACAAATATTATTGCGAATTCACTTGAATGAACTAAACGTTATACATACTATAGTTTTCAGTTAAGGTATACCCGAGgaaaataaaaatggaagaaaTAAATTATGAAGTGTTTCTACAGATGTTTTTAAAACTAAAATGAGCAAAGGTAAGAAGGTTCAAAATGATCGAATGATGTGTAGTTTATCAGGGTTGGAGATAGCTGATAGGATTTCTCTGTTCCCATTGCTTCAAGGGTTCATTAATTAAACAATGTTTAC containing:
- the LOC113344198 gene encoding (-)-alpha-terpineol synthase-like, encoding MISAMSQIIHYPLLNSSSPSCSSSSLRSPFTSTPFSSRLPVSTKRLAQSEDSVHFQYQPAIWDNHFVESVPKTNYMAIIHKTDTELPVKNIKQQVKGLLKNAVKPLEKLELIDAIQRLGMSYFIEEEILKILEDMYHDRDDAQKMKDNLYATSLRFRLFRQYGFYESQDVFDEFRHAEGGFKETIVYDIKGMLSLFEAAHLLMKGESILSEAILLTRKYLSENGSNKKTPFHWRVPRSETRFYIEAYESQNDMNPPLLELAKVNFNMVQAQHKMELMHVLRWWNDMGIAKELYFARDRLVECFLSNIGACWEPRQGRCREWVTKIMSFALVIDDIYDSHGSLEELELFTVAIDRWDSKAVENLPYYMKICFLALFNTVNEMAFEILSEQQFDILPHLTKSLANSVKAMLTEAKWCHNEYVPTFMEYQHNGSVSSVGYVFLMAAYFTTNRSISDDALQAFENNHPLIYYSCLLCRLSNDLATSSAEVKRGEVASSIYCYMQETNVSENARET